One Actinoplanes missouriensis 431 DNA segment encodes these proteins:
- the crcB gene encoding fluoride efflux transporter CrcB, translated as MTALLVALGAAVGAPLRYLTDRFLRSRFGAAYPWGTLTVNVTGSLILGLVLGLPLSPALVALLGTGFCGALTTYSTFSWETLALARRGEQAAAAAYVLLSVLAGLGAAHLGTALAHALP; from the coding sequence GTGACCGCCTTGCTGGTGGCGCTGGGTGCCGCTGTGGGAGCCCCGCTGCGCTACCTCACCGACCGCTTCCTGCGCTCCCGCTTCGGCGCGGCCTACCCGTGGGGCACGCTGACCGTCAACGTGACCGGCTCCCTGATCCTCGGCCTGGTCCTGGGCCTTCCGCTCTCACCCGCCCTGGTGGCACTGCTCGGCACCGGCTTCTGCGGCGCCCTGACCACGTACTCCACCTTCAGCTGGGAAACCCTCGCCCTGGCCCGCCGCGGCGAACAGGCAGCCGCCGCCGCTTACGTCCTGCTCAGCGTCCTGGCCGGCCTGGGCGCCGCCCACCTCGGCACAGCCCTGGCCCACGCCCTGCCCTGA
- a CDS encoding exo-alpha-sialidase, whose translation MQRKTRSALAAATVTIAVAGFGAVPAAPATAAPTKDPTCATAVNGTPAGSDGQSPTGYALNVGGASEFGTVWDPPGDDAAGSTPVQAAFPSVLGLDTVNGDGTPVRRQHARFGLTRDEPSVNGKVAQVESVDGGETFPAATYADESAGAAPSAPIRLRDGSLLAYSFKTQAAPYNVGRNVRFTAYRSTDEGRTWTSEDALFDMGSYWQGGRSASVPLELANGDIVMAVYGKYTDSGSYRVQLQASTDGGRTFVRRAVVAPDDAGNSYNETGLAQLPNGKLIAVIRHHAADSSGALNDVVTPVWTTSADNGATWKPLQDLSVSFPYGYDPMNDTTKALEGVAPDLKLMPNGVLVLRGGRPDNWVAISTNGEGTGWVGQLTYRNCPTDGDRHRGSTGYGGMDYVAANRAIVVGDNCDVTWACTTTSGNRFTIDKQTRVWRRWIDVLTPDVGRIDLATKYRKGKITVGGDMTSSVPGHPRARADGAFDGSTEYWSSAVNANGAGTYVLNLDRSYPLTKVGLSLRNGRQSTGRVYLSADGVNWGNPVATAANRTHLAMEYFPLSATARFVKVEVDASDKCDAALGDNCSFLNELELYSSINSFENDPVNNRPRGFTDIVQSWQTQRAPELADNDSASALVIVDTNAQAISRVNWAGTAGATKSLEFRLKPLSLLGFLFDVMGKDAAGQTVNAYHLAVAQDGRINRYDGTKWVTLAGPGTVTENTWSTIRVTADTAKASLQVNGVTVATNVPYTNKVSALSGYSFASNGTATTGDKYLVDDVLFTP comes from the coding sequence ATGCAGCGAAAGACCCGATCGGCCCTGGCCGCCGCGACGGTGACGATCGCGGTGGCCGGGTTCGGCGCCGTACCGGCTGCGCCGGCCACCGCGGCACCCACGAAGGATCCGACCTGCGCCACCGCAGTCAACGGCACGCCCGCGGGCTCCGACGGGCAGTCCCCCACCGGATACGCCCTCAACGTCGGCGGCGCCAGCGAGTTCGGCACCGTGTGGGACCCGCCCGGCGACGACGCGGCCGGCAGCACGCCGGTGCAGGCGGCGTTCCCGAGCGTGCTCGGGTTGGACACGGTGAACGGGGACGGAACGCCGGTACGCCGGCAGCATGCCCGGTTCGGCCTGACCCGCGACGAACCCAGCGTCAACGGAAAGGTCGCCCAGGTGGAGTCGGTGGACGGCGGCGAGACCTTCCCGGCCGCTACCTACGCTGACGAGAGCGCCGGCGCGGCACCCTCGGCCCCCATCCGGCTGCGGGACGGCTCACTGCTCGCGTACTCCTTCAAGACGCAGGCCGCGCCCTACAACGTCGGCCGGAACGTGCGCTTCACCGCGTACCGCTCGACCGACGAGGGGCGGACCTGGACGTCGGAGGACGCCCTCTTCGACATGGGTTCCTACTGGCAGGGTGGCCGGAGCGCCAGCGTTCCGCTGGAGCTGGCCAACGGCGACATCGTGATGGCGGTCTACGGCAAGTACACCGACAGCGGCAGCTACCGGGTGCAGTTGCAGGCGAGCACCGATGGCGGGCGCACCTTCGTCCGGCGCGCCGTCGTTGCCCCGGACGACGCCGGGAACTCCTACAACGAGACAGGCCTCGCCCAGCTGCCGAACGGCAAGCTGATCGCTGTGATCCGGCACCACGCCGCGGACAGCTCGGGCGCCCTGAACGACGTCGTCACGCCGGTCTGGACGACCTCAGCCGACAACGGCGCCACCTGGAAGCCGCTGCAGGACCTGAGCGTGTCCTTCCCGTACGGCTACGACCCGATGAACGACACCACAAAGGCGCTGGAAGGGGTGGCACCCGACCTCAAACTCATGCCGAACGGCGTGCTGGTGCTGCGCGGCGGACGTCCGGACAACTGGGTGGCCATCTCCACCAACGGCGAGGGCACGGGCTGGGTCGGCCAGCTGACCTACCGCAACTGTCCCACCGATGGTGACCGGCACCGCGGCTCCACCGGTTACGGCGGCATGGACTACGTCGCCGCGAACCGTGCCATCGTGGTCGGCGACAACTGCGACGTCACCTGGGCGTGCACCACGACATCAGGGAACCGGTTCACCATCGACAAGCAGACCCGGGTCTGGCGGCGCTGGATCGACGTGCTCACCCCGGACGTGGGCCGCATCGACCTGGCCACCAAGTACCGCAAGGGGAAGATCACCGTCGGTGGTGACATGACGTCCTCCGTACCCGGACACCCGCGGGCCAGGGCCGACGGTGCCTTCGACGGCAGCACCGAGTACTGGTCGAGCGCGGTGAACGCGAACGGCGCCGGCACGTACGTGCTGAACCTGGACCGTTCGTACCCGCTCACCAAGGTGGGCCTGAGCCTGCGCAACGGCCGCCAGTCCACCGGCCGCGTCTACCTCTCGGCCGACGGTGTCAACTGGGGCAACCCGGTGGCGACCGCAGCGAACCGGACCCACCTGGCGATGGAGTACTTCCCGCTCTCCGCCACCGCCCGGTTCGTCAAGGTCGAGGTGGACGCGTCGGACAAGTGCGATGCGGCCCTGGGCGACAACTGCTCCTTCCTGAACGAGCTGGAGCTCTACTCCTCGATCAACTCTTTCGAGAACGACCCGGTGAACAACCGCCCGCGTGGCTTCACCGACATCGTGCAGAGCTGGCAGACGCAGCGCGCCCCTGAGCTGGCCGACAACGACAGCGCCTCCGCACTGGTCATCGTGGATACCAACGCGCAGGCGATCTCCCGGGTGAACTGGGCCGGGACGGCGGGCGCGACGAAGAGCCTGGAATTCCGGCTCAAGCCGCTCAGCCTGCTCGGCTTCCTCTTCGACGTGATGGGCAAGGACGCCGCCGGGCAGACGGTCAACGCCTACCACCTGGCAGTCGCCCAGGACGGGCGGATCAACCGGTACGACGGCACCAAGTGGGTGACGCTGGCCGGTCCCGGAACGGTCACCGAGAACACCTGGTCGACCATCCGGGTCACGGCCGACACAGCGAAGGCGTCGTTGCAGGTCAACGGGGTGACGGTGGCGACGAACGTGCCGTACACCAACAAAGTCTCCGCGCTCTCCGGCTACAGCTTCGCCAGCAACGGCACTGCCACGACCGGCGACAAGTACCTGGTGGACGACGTCCTGTTCACGCCGTGA
- a CDS encoding DUF6301 family protein — protein sequence MASWLKADPGAVRSMLAGMRDTQWSWQETDVDDLCRRMGWTLLDVVAGTIAVADAGLGVPGRQVRFLIRDGYVDDICVRITELVQEDGRDRDRFVGDAFADAAAEGVAAFGEPTVRKHTKLPTVRWRLDDASTVLVENLENIVTVTWASNRFQDQWDEVTEALA from the coding sequence ATGGCAAGCTGGCTGAAAGCCGACCCCGGAGCGGTCCGGTCCATGCTGGCCGGCATGAGGGACACGCAATGGTCTTGGCAGGAGACCGACGTCGACGATCTGTGCCGGCGGATGGGCTGGACCTTGCTGGATGTGGTCGCAGGCACCATAGCTGTCGCGGACGCCGGCTTGGGTGTGCCCGGACGTCAGGTCCGGTTCTTGATCCGTGACGGGTACGTCGACGACATCTGTGTCCGGATCACCGAGCTCGTCCAGGAAGACGGACGCGACAGAGACCGTTTCGTCGGCGACGCCTTCGCCGATGCCGCCGCCGAAGGTGTGGCGGCATTCGGCGAACCGACTGTTCGGAAGCACACGAAGCTGCCGACGGTACGTTGGCGACTGGACGACGCCTCCACGGTTCTGGTCGAGAACCTCGAGAACATCGTGACGGTCACGTGGGCGAGCAACAGGTTCCAGGACCAATGGGACGAGGTCACCGAGGCACTGGCGTGA
- a CDS encoding fluoride efflux transporter FluC, whose translation MDLDLDRRSIAAVSAGGALGALARLAVSTVLSGSPWATWLVNVTGCFLIGVLYTRTEHRMLRLLLGTGVLGGYTTFSTATVQVETAGLPYLAATLLGCLLAAWAGAATAGSLRTARAGCR comes from the coding sequence ATGGACCTTGACCTGGACCGGCGCTCGATCGCCGCGGTTTCGGCCGGTGGCGCGCTCGGCGCCCTGGCGCGGCTGGCCGTTTCCACCGTCCTGTCCGGTTCGCCGTGGGCCACCTGGCTGGTCAACGTGACCGGCTGCTTCCTCATCGGCGTCCTCTACACCCGGACCGAGCACCGGATGCTCCGTCTCCTCCTGGGCACCGGCGTGCTCGGCGGTTACACCACCTTCTCCACCGCGACCGTGCAGGTGGAGACAGCAGGCCTGCCCTACCTGGCCGCCACCCTGCTCGGCTGCCTGCTCGCCGCCTGGGCCGGTGCGGCCACCGCGGGATCGCTGCGTACCGCCCGGGCCGGTTGCCGGTGA
- a CDS encoding TY-Chap domain-containing protein codes for MNASSWAELTEQLADRLPRLELGDVVILEAPGNRYTELFQLTDGLALDAVSNTFLPPEGQLAAEQEAAMRAKGWQPPDEPDQPNWWLLFRKWPLHSRDATRIAELMVSTLHDVYGVTGPSEVEVRAFKQ; via the coding sequence GTGAATGCATCGTCGTGGGCGGAGCTGACCGAGCAGCTCGCCGACCGTCTTCCGCGGTTGGAGCTCGGCGACGTCGTCATCCTGGAGGCGCCCGGTAACCGATACACCGAACTCTTCCAGCTGACGGACGGGCTCGCGCTGGATGCGGTCTCCAACACCTTCCTGCCGCCGGAAGGTCAGCTCGCCGCCGAGCAGGAGGCCGCGATGCGGGCGAAGGGCTGGCAGCCACCGGACGAGCCGGACCAGCCCAACTGGTGGCTGCTGTTTCGGAAGTGGCCGCTGCACAGCCGTGACGCCACGAGGATCGCGGAGCTGATGGTGTCGACGTTGCACGATGTCTACGGCGTCACCGGCCCGTCCGAGGTCGAGGTGCGCGCTTTCAAGCAGTGA
- a CDS encoding polymorphic toxin-type HINT domain-containing protein, whose protein sequence is MLRDVEFAGVNGISAAAVLCWGRYSMRVGARFVLSSRGEFMFRALRRSFPGRHSSAARTVRIRDVLTAALAGLLVLLLVPQAAAARSHGKTGVTSGPLTMAQLVAMERQREAEREQRLLAASPADDFELNKMLIQDLADYDEDPEVRAAAAAVLRTDDPVEFAAFLDNALPVYRAAADRRKKRVAEANRAIVQRWAEEGGPIVRQRAAAALASNSDTKIADFVNIGKAAAEAADQQAEVNAADQAKLIQARVEQIVAAGGYEVRSAGQMALDSEDPATIAEFYNAGYQAAMARDTEAQNQIKAALEARAKAVADVVDLAARATQAAQARKTIIESSVAATKSLTVTANSMFLSNKYSKQADATYAADIPIRKAGGQTHTADISRLRADACAELTVTTRNADQVAAHAGVAGTAAETLVRTGLSNGVAWAEVVTAQKDAAEAAKFAAQTACSATQATEAAAKTLDADRNATVEAGNAVKYRQAAEREQAAAAKLADQAEKLALAAEQAEADARKERLRAEQEAREAWAKADDAKAHYERAVAQRNIAREQMSIAVSQMAVAREAASRAVEQEKIAASKGEKARQASDELNASAKRFQTLMGESTQAVKRAQQAVKDLDAKEYEHATLEQEAIAKKGTAEGERAAAQAKIIEAQLPGARNAASSAKAAAATASAAASAASAAADRAAAAAAAARAEADAAAAAAAGARRDAEAAGAAAGRAIADAQRANELARQSVNVARAAVNHATKSKANAELTKTAADASTYEAGIAQFQSRLAGRTAINAQVSAMAIADPAASAIDLASWYSDTDNDAAMALDIANEAMLVGAERSAAAQQHAADAEAAAAHAATQAQLAQAQVKPAYEAAAKAAKDAERAIKASKRAIDAATRAVKEAEGAVTAAKDATKAAQKAAGYAQGAQRMAIEAGHDAAVARQAANAARGYASTANAAARNADKIAKQIAATSKSANLVSESMKKSAADMNTLATTLRGSVKEMADAEAKAEMTAWVKEWTDWLNKTVDSWDWLPKDAREYLKGLGQGVIDDLGGLWIMGNCGKELVTLDPSTACGMLVEGIKELFKNPGSLIHLDEWKNGEYAKFFGLVTYDVATIVIPTKISKVAKGVDLLQDGLTKSIAKMLSGDLLHGIKKFGMPNISNALKELGSVNLSKLIDLDIDMPKHFKFDAPEVKAIKDVIDVGGFSALEKALRSLDELDIDLDLGDVLNGLLESCKKTNSFAPDTRVLLAGGATKKIAAIRIGDRVLATDPLTGKTAAEEVTALHRKVDEEFADVTVEERDGSRATIRTTAQHPFWNATERRWNYAADLQSGDALLAQRGAATVVGVRLHSGARYMHNLTVSDLHTYYVLADRTPVLVHNCESDVPRYGEADLRSAYPPRTSERYGLERLLGPDNRFHFPGDREGTFRDAQGALKDIKTGQAVTDDNLPNTKTIDFRAKPDATSVERLVPQDKGLPESVQDAADARNAIDAQRKIMWDTKLAPIAAKLKLHKIDVDESSLSPDNMPKLLQNAEAHLDAKELGDLGTVGRQYNLLATTLRQRSEDLGTAGGAYVARMEYSSAKTVTQGTGLRGTPDNLDRILFEDNGLNSRIIVIEEKGAGSGLGSRMVDNPDPNGPKKLRAEQMSTEYLRHFLQKDNKLGPLLSANPTLRNKFQQVLNGKNPDQIVYLRATTSPAGVVTVTRYLIDGERLGLGSISVAGTP, encoded by the coding sequence ATGTTGCGGGACGTCGAATTCGCTGGTGTGAATGGAATATCAGCCGCAGCAGTCCTGTGCTGGGGCCGGTATTCCATGCGGGTCGGCGCGAGGTTCGTGTTGTCTTCACGGGGAGAATTCATGTTCCGCGCCCTTCGGCGTTCATTTCCGGGACGTCACTCGTCGGCTGCCCGCACCGTACGAATTCGAGATGTCCTGACCGCGGCTCTCGCCGGTCTGCTCGTCCTCCTTCTGGTGCCCCAGGCAGCCGCGGCGCGGTCGCACGGGAAGACCGGGGTCACGTCGGGGCCGTTGACGATGGCGCAGCTCGTGGCGATGGAGCGGCAGCGCGAGGCGGAGCGGGAGCAGCGGCTGCTCGCCGCCAGTCCGGCGGACGACTTCGAGCTGAACAAGATGCTCATCCAGGACCTCGCCGACTATGACGAGGACCCCGAGGTCCGCGCCGCCGCGGCAGCGGTGCTCCGCACCGACGACCCGGTGGAGTTCGCGGCGTTCCTGGACAACGCGCTGCCGGTCTACCGGGCGGCGGCCGACCGGCGCAAGAAGCGGGTCGCCGAGGCGAATCGCGCGATCGTGCAGCGGTGGGCCGAGGAGGGTGGCCCGATCGTCCGCCAGCGCGCGGCAGCGGCGCTGGCCTCCAACAGCGACACGAAGATCGCCGACTTCGTCAACATCGGCAAGGCCGCCGCGGAGGCCGCTGACCAGCAGGCGGAAGTGAACGCCGCGGATCAGGCCAAGCTGATCCAAGCTCGCGTCGAGCAGATCGTGGCCGCCGGCGGCTACGAGGTACGCAGCGCCGGTCAGATGGCTCTGGACAGCGAGGACCCGGCCACGATCGCCGAGTTCTACAACGCCGGTTACCAGGCCGCGATGGCGCGCGACACCGAGGCGCAGAACCAGATCAAGGCCGCGCTGGAGGCCCGGGCCAAGGCGGTCGCGGATGTGGTCGATCTGGCCGCACGAGCGACCCAGGCGGCGCAGGCCCGTAAGACGATCATCGAGTCGAGTGTCGCGGCGACCAAGTCGCTGACGGTCACGGCGAACTCGATGTTCTTGTCGAACAAGTACTCCAAGCAGGCCGACGCGACCTACGCCGCGGACATCCCGATCCGTAAGGCGGGCGGGCAGACCCACACCGCCGACATCAGCCGCCTGCGCGCCGACGCGTGTGCCGAACTCACGGTCACGACGCGGAATGCGGACCAGGTGGCCGCCCACGCGGGCGTGGCGGGAACCGCTGCCGAGACCCTCGTGCGGACCGGTCTGTCGAACGGTGTCGCCTGGGCAGAGGTGGTCACGGCGCAGAAGGACGCCGCGGAAGCGGCGAAGTTCGCGGCGCAGACGGCCTGTAGTGCCACGCAGGCCACCGAGGCGGCGGCCAAGACCCTGGACGCCGACCGCAACGCCACCGTGGAAGCCGGCAACGCGGTCAAGTACCGCCAGGCCGCCGAGCGCGAGCAGGCGGCGGCGGCGAAGCTGGCGGACCAGGCGGAGAAGCTTGCCCTGGCGGCAGAGCAGGCCGAGGCGGACGCCCGCAAGGAACGGCTTCGCGCGGAGCAGGAAGCCCGCGAGGCGTGGGCGAAGGCCGACGACGCCAAGGCTCATTACGAGCGCGCGGTCGCCCAGCGCAACATCGCGCGGGAGCAGATGTCGATCGCCGTCTCCCAGATGGCGGTCGCTCGCGAAGCGGCGAGCCGGGCGGTCGAGCAGGAGAAGATCGCAGCGAGCAAGGGCGAGAAGGCGCGGCAGGCGTCCGACGAGCTCAACGCCTCGGCCAAGCGGTTCCAGACGCTGATGGGCGAGTCGACCCAGGCCGTGAAACGTGCTCAGCAGGCCGTCAAGGACCTCGACGCCAAGGAGTACGAGCACGCGACGCTCGAGCAGGAGGCGATCGCCAAGAAGGGCACCGCCGAGGGCGAACGGGCGGCCGCGCAGGCGAAGATCATCGAGGCTCAACTGCCCGGCGCCCGGAACGCGGCGTCATCAGCGAAGGCCGCCGCTGCCACGGCATCGGCCGCGGCGTCAGCCGCGTCGGCGGCCGCGGATCGTGCGGCGGCGGCCGCAGCCGCCGCTCGGGCTGAGGCAGACGCTGCCGCCGCGGCGGCAGCGGGGGCGCGCCGTGACGCCGAGGCGGCGGGCGCCGCGGCGGGCCGGGCGATCGCCGACGCGCAGCGGGCCAATGAACTCGCACGCCAATCGGTGAATGTGGCCCGCGCGGCGGTCAACCATGCCACCAAGTCGAAGGCGAACGCGGAGCTGACCAAGACAGCCGCCGACGCGTCGACGTACGAGGCGGGTATCGCGCAGTTCCAGAGCCGGCTCGCCGGCCGTACCGCGATCAACGCCCAGGTCAGCGCGATGGCGATCGCCGACCCGGCGGCGTCCGCGATCGACCTCGCCAGCTGGTACAGCGACACGGACAACGACGCCGCGATGGCGTTGGACATCGCCAACGAGGCGATGCTGGTCGGCGCGGAGCGGAGTGCCGCTGCGCAGCAGCACGCGGCCGACGCCGAGGCGGCCGCGGCGCACGCCGCCACGCAGGCACAACTGGCGCAGGCCCAGGTCAAGCCGGCGTATGAAGCAGCGGCGAAGGCGGCCAAGGACGCCGAACGGGCCATCAAGGCGAGCAAGCGGGCCATCGACGCCGCGACGCGGGCGGTCAAGGAGGCCGAGGGCGCCGTCACCGCGGCCAAGGACGCGACCAAGGCGGCGCAGAAGGCCGCCGGTTACGCCCAGGGCGCGCAGCGTATGGCGATCGAGGCCGGGCACGACGCGGCGGTCGCCCGCCAGGCTGCCAACGCCGCTCGCGGCTACGCCAGCACGGCGAATGCCGCTGCGAGGAACGCCGACAAGATCGCCAAGCAGATCGCGGCGACCTCCAAGAGCGCCAACCTCGTGTCGGAGTCGATGAAGAAGTCGGCCGCTGACATGAACACGTTGGCGACCACGCTGCGCGGCTCGGTCAAGGAGATGGCTGACGCCGAGGCCAAGGCCGAGATGACGGCGTGGGTCAAGGAGTGGACCGACTGGCTCAACAAGACGGTCGACAGCTGGGACTGGCTGCCCAAGGACGCCCGCGAATACCTCAAGGGCCTCGGGCAGGGCGTCATCGACGACCTCGGCGGCCTGTGGATCATGGGCAACTGCGGCAAGGAGCTGGTCACCCTCGACCCGTCGACGGCCTGCGGCATGCTCGTCGAGGGCATCAAGGAGCTGTTCAAGAACCCGGGCTCGCTGATCCACCTGGACGAGTGGAAGAACGGCGAGTACGCCAAGTTCTTCGGCCTGGTCACCTACGACGTCGCGACGATCGTGATCCCGACCAAGATCAGCAAGGTCGCGAAGGGTGTCGACCTGCTGCAGGACGGCCTGACCAAGAGCATCGCCAAGATGCTCTCCGGCGACCTGCTGCACGGCATCAAGAAGTTCGGCATGCCGAACATCAGCAACGCGCTGAAGGAACTCGGTTCGGTCAACCTCAGCAAGCTGATCGATCTCGACATCGACATGCCGAAGCACTTCAAGTTCGACGCGCCCGAGGTCAAGGCGATCAAGGACGTCATCGACGTGGGCGGCTTCTCCGCCCTCGAGAAGGCTCTCCGGAGCCTTGACGAACTCGACATCGACCTGGACCTCGGCGACGTCCTCAACGGTCTCCTCGAGTCGTGCAAGAAGACCAACAGCTTCGCCCCGGACACGCGGGTGTTGCTGGCCGGCGGTGCCACCAAGAAGATCGCGGCCATCCGCATCGGCGATCGGGTGCTGGCCACCGACCCGCTCACCGGGAAGACAGCGGCCGAAGAGGTCACGGCGCTGCACCGGAAGGTGGACGAGGAGTTCGCCGACGTCACGGTCGAGGAACGGGACGGCAGCCGAGCGACCATCCGGACGACGGCGCAGCACCCGTTCTGGAACGCCACGGAACGCCGGTGGAACTACGCTGCGGACCTGCAGTCCGGTGATGCCCTCCTGGCGCAGCGCGGTGCCGCCACCGTGGTCGGCGTGCGCCTGCACTCGGGCGCGCGGTACATGCACAACCTGACCGTGTCGGACCTGCACACGTACTACGTGCTGGCCGACCGGACGCCGGTCCTGGTGCACAACTGCGAAAGCGATGTGCCGCGATACGGCGAGGCTGACCTGCGCAGTGCCTATCCTCCGCGAACCTCCGAGCGGTACGGCCTGGAGCGGTTGCTCGGTCCGGACAACCGCTTCCACTTCCCGGGCGATCGAGAGGGCACGTTCCGCGACGCGCAAGGTGCCTTGAAGGACATCAAGACCGGCCAGGCGGTCACCGACGACAACCTGCCGAACACCAAGACGATCGACTTCCGTGCGAAGCCGGACGCGACATCGGTGGAGCGCCTCGTTCCGCAGGACAAAGGCCTCCCCGAATCGGTGCAGGATGCCGCGGACGCCCGAAATGCCATCGACGCGCAGCGCAAGATCATGTGGGATACGAAGCTGGCGCCCATCGCGGCCAAGCTGAAGTTGCACAAGATCGATGTCGACGAGTCCAGCCTCAGTCCGGACAACATGCCGAAGCTGCTGCAGAATGCGGAGGCGCACCTCGACGCCAAGGAACTCGGTGACCTGGGCACGGTCGGCCGCCAGTACAACTTGCTGGCCACGACCCTTCGCCAGCGGAGTGAGGACCTCGGCACCGCGGGTGGCGCCTACGTCGCCCGCATGGAGTACTCGAGCGCCAAGACGGTCACCCAAGGCACTGGCCTCCGCGGAACCCCCGACAACCTCGACCGGATCCTGTTCGAGGACAACGGCCTCAACAGCAGAATCATCGTGATCGAGGAGAAGGGCGCCGGCAGCGGCCTGGGTTCCCGCATGGTCGACAACCCGGACCCGAACGGCCCGAAGAAGCTGCGAGCAGAGCAGATGAGCACCGAATACCTACGACACTTCCTGCAGAAGGACAACAAGCTCGGGCCCCTGCTCAGCGCAAACCCGACCTTGCGCAACAAGTTCCAGCAGGTCCTCAACGGCAAGAACCCGGACCAGATCGTCTACCTGCGCGCCACGACGTCACCAGCCGGCGTGGTGACGGTGACGCGGTACCTCATCGACGGTGAAAGACTCGGCTTGGGCTCGATCTCCGTTGCCGGAACCCCGTAG
- a CDS encoding calcium-binding protein: MSPSKWLTGAGAALLGPLTLTLGLTAAPAQAATGGVVRVVTDSTGAHVSYTAAASQTNSVSISRSGSKLVLDDRVAIKAGTGCKAVKGDRTRVICSSSRGWAGIRIAVGWGNDTVVNRTNVRLTADGGTGDDKLTGGSAVDGLLGGLGNDYLNGLGGNDSLSGNAGNDRLYGGDGNDSLNGHAGNDKLYGGAGNDGLSGDTGTDYLSGDTGNDVLDPGAGSDRSYGGAGVDRVVARQFTGPDADYLSGGTGEDTITYASRTTGVSITLDGVTGNDGAAGERDTLAADFEVLLGGRGSDRITGTDRAEKISAGAGDDVVNARGGNDVIVGEDGKDVIDAGSGNDKVTGDGRVYDVAYYGQDTLRGGTGFDMLYYPEAWETISIDLNGSAAGSGLNEGDIIDGSFEGAEASTGSGPVSFIGNEADNVFTGGGLSTTLHGRGGNDTLTAYAGGAKLYGEAGDDTLVVRGATGPTDEPNLLDGGDNATPAGDKCVTARIDRDSLVGCER, from the coding sequence ATGTCACCTTCCAAGTGGCTGACCGGGGCCGGTGCGGCCCTGCTCGGCCCGCTGACACTCACACTCGGTCTCACCGCTGCGCCCGCCCAGGCCGCCACCGGCGGCGTCGTCCGGGTGGTGACCGACTCGACCGGCGCTCACGTCTCGTACACCGCCGCCGCCAGCCAGACGAACAGCGTCTCGATCAGCCGATCCGGCAGCAAGCTGGTCCTCGACGACCGGGTCGCGATCAAGGCCGGGACGGGCTGCAAGGCCGTCAAGGGCGACCGCACCAGGGTGATCTGCTCCTCGTCGCGCGGCTGGGCAGGCATCAGGATTGCGGTCGGCTGGGGCAACGACACCGTCGTCAACCGCACAAACGTCCGGCTGACGGCCGACGGTGGCACCGGCGACGACAAGCTGACCGGTGGTTCGGCGGTCGACGGGCTGCTGGGTGGCCTCGGCAACGACTACTTGAACGGCCTCGGCGGCAACGACAGCCTCAGCGGGAACGCCGGCAACGACCGGCTTTACGGCGGAGACGGCAACGACAGCCTCAACGGCCACGCGGGCAACGACAAGCTCTACGGCGGGGCCGGCAACGACGGCCTGTCCGGGGACACCGGAACCGACTACCTCAGCGGCGACACCGGCAACGACGTCCTCGACCCGGGCGCGGGCAGCGACCGGAGCTACGGCGGCGCCGGCGTCGACCGGGTGGTCGCCCGGCAGTTCACCGGGCCGGACGCCGACTACCTCAGCGGCGGAACCGGCGAGGACACCATCACTTACGCGTCCCGGACCACCGGGGTGAGCATCACCCTGGACGGCGTCACGGGCAACGACGGCGCCGCCGGCGAGCGCGACACCCTCGCCGCCGACTTCGAGGTTCTCCTCGGCGGCCGGGGCAGCGACCGGATCACCGGCACCGACCGCGCCGAGAAGATCTCCGCCGGCGCCGGTGACGACGTGGTGAACGCCCGCGGCGGCAACGACGTCATCGTGGGGGAGGACGGCAAGGACGTGATCGACGCCGGCAGCGGCAACGACAAGGTGACCGGGGACGGCCGCGTGTACGACGTGGCCTACTACGGGCAGGACACGCTGCGCGGCGGCACCGGCTTCGACATGCTGTACTACCCGGAGGCCTGGGAGACCATCTCGATCGACCTCAACGGCTCGGCGGCGGGCTCCGGGCTGAACGAGGGCGACATCATCGACGGCTCCTTCGAGGGCGCCGAGGCCAGCACCGGTTCCGGACCGGTGAGCTTCATCGGCAACGAGGCCGACAACGTCTTCACCGGCGGCGGCCTGAGCACCACCCTCCACGGCCGGGGCGGCAACGACACCCTGACCGCGTACGCCGGCGGCGCGAAGCTGTACGGGGAGGCCGGTGACGACACCCTTGTCGTCCGGGGTGCCACCGGTCCCACGGACGAGCCGAATCTGCTCGACGGTGGCGACAACGCCACCCCTGCCGGCGACAAGTGCGTCACCGCCCGGATCGATCGGGACAGCCTGGTCGGCTGCGAGCGGTGA